A single window of Chloracidobacterium thermophilum B DNA harbors:
- a CDS encoding YihY/virulence factor BrkB family protein has translation MPATTLPANHAPNVAPPLATPGQLGFFYRIGLTARRIFPAIADLASNEVYVLASAIAFNALLALYPFLLLVLLTCREVLHWNTGVETTLFLLKTTYLPVAEDFIVRNLRVVLEEHTNRGVAVFSIVALIFTSAGIFTPLELALNRAWRVKQPRSGWKSQLLAMGLVPVCGVCFLLIVALTAGMQWLATQLLGNAGVPRLASFMTLVGAKVLSLPITIGMLFGLYMILPSERPAARRVLPMAVWVGLLWEAAHYVFVACLPLIDFRKTYGPFYVTVSLVMWAFVSSLLLLLGANLAALDVASRPGAPPSPPAAR, from the coding sequence ATGCCTGCTACCACACTCCCTGCCAACCACGCCCCCAACGTTGCTCCGCCACTGGCAACTCCAGGGCAACTGGGCTTTTTCTACCGCATTGGACTCACGGCCCGCCGCATTTTTCCGGCAATTGCCGACCTGGCCAGCAACGAAGTCTATGTGCTGGCCTCGGCCATTGCCTTCAACGCCCTGCTGGCGCTCTATCCCTTTCTGCTGCTCGTGCTGTTGACGTGCCGCGAAGTCCTGCACTGGAACACGGGGGTCGAAACCACGCTGTTTCTGCTCAAGACGACTTACCTGCCGGTTGCCGAGGATTTCATTGTGCGCAACCTGCGGGTTGTGCTGGAAGAGCACACCAACCGGGGTGTGGCGGTGTTCTCGATTGTGGCGCTGATTTTTACGAGCGCCGGTATTTTCACTCCGCTGGAACTGGCGCTGAACCGGGCCTGGCGCGTCAAACAGCCCCGGAGCGGCTGGAAAAGCCAGTTGCTCGCCATGGGACTCGTACCGGTGTGTGGCGTCTGTTTCCTGCTGATCGTCGCCCTCACGGCCGGTATGCAATGGTTGGCCACACAACTGCTCGGCAACGCCGGAGTGCCGCGCCTGGCATCCTTCATGACGCTTGTCGGGGCCAAGGTGCTGTCCCTGCCCATCACCATCGGCATGCTTTTCGGGCTGTACATGATCCTGCCGAGTGAACGTCCGGCGGCGCGGCGGGTGTTGCCGATGGCCGTCTGGGTAGGACTGCTGTGGGAGGCGGCGCACTATGTTTTTGTGGCCTGCCTGCCGCTCATTGACTTCCGCAAAACCTACGGCCCGTTTTACGTGACGGTCTCGCTCGTGATGTGGGCGTTTGTGTCTTCCCTGCTGCTTCTGCTGGGGGCCAACCTGGCCGCGCTCGACGTGGCTTCCCGGCCGGGCGCGCCGCCTTCCCCGCCGGCAGCGCGCTAG
- a CDS encoding thioredoxin family protein, whose product MKRAFKRASVLCMLAAALFVAACTAANTATATPPAGTPAPPFTAVDSNGKKHSLSDFKGKFVVLEWVNFDCPFVVRHYKSGNMQALQRKYTAKGVVWLSINSSAVGKQGYFSPAEINAKIKERNAAPTAYLIDTDGTIGKAYGAKTTPHMYVIDPEGNLIYQGAIDDSASTDPNEKAKVNYVEAALEAAMAGKPVAVPTTKPYGCSVKYK is encoded by the coding sequence ATGAAACGTGCATTCAAACGTGCGTCGGTGCTTTGTATGCTGGCCGCCGCGCTGTTTGTGGCGGCCTGTACGGCCGCCAATACGGCAACGGCGACGCCGCCGGCCGGAACGCCGGCCCCACCCTTCACGGCTGTGGACAGCAATGGCAAAAAGCACTCACTCAGCGATTTCAAGGGCAAATTCGTCGTGCTTGAATGGGTCAACTTCGATTGTCCCTTCGTGGTGCGGCACTACAAAAGCGGCAACATGCAGGCACTCCAGCGCAAGTACACTGCCAAGGGCGTGGTCTGGCTTTCCATCAACTCATCCGCCGTCGGCAAGCAGGGATATTTCAGCCCCGCCGAAATCAACGCCAAAATCAAGGAGCGGAATGCCGCGCCAACAGCCTATCTGATTGACACCGATGGCACTATTGGCAAGGCTTACGGGGCCAAAACGACGCCCCACATGTACGTCATTGATCCCGAAGGCAATCTGATTTACCAGGGAGCCATTGACGATTCGGCGTCCACGGACCCCAATGAAAAAGCAAAGGTCAACTACGTTGAAGCCGCTCTCGAAGCGGCGATGGCCGGTAAACCAGTTGCCGTCCCGACGACAAAACCCTATGGGTGCAGCGTCAAGTACAAGTGA
- a CDS encoding DUF1844 domain-containing protein — protein sequence MSEEAPVSFKVSDRRLFNPDGTLRTDVEREVSSAEPEPVRPTSEPATSPQNADTPSDQPTPPKEDPLFSDFVLELATNAMVMLGLIEHPQYGRLPPDIEGARHYIDILGMLLEKTKGNLAPAEERQLQDTVSSLRMQFVAITKRVAAQVRKDT from the coding sequence ATGAGCGAAGAAGCGCCTGTATCATTCAAAGTCAGCGATCGGCGGCTGTTCAATCCTGATGGGACACTCCGCACAGATGTGGAACGCGAAGTGTCATCTGCCGAACCCGAACCTGTGCGGCCAACCAGTGAACCGGCAACCTCCCCCCAGAATGCCGATACGCCTTCTGACCAGCCGACGCCGCCCAAGGAAGACCCCCTGTTCAGTGATTTTGTGTTGGAGTTGGCCACCAACGCCATGGTGATGCTCGGTCTCATTGAGCATCCGCAGTACGGGCGATTGCCGCCGGATATCGAAGGCGCGCGGCACTATATTGACATTTTGGGGATGCTGCTGGAGAAAACCAAGGGCAATCTGGCACCTGCCGAAGAGCGTCAGCTCCAGGATACGGTTTCCTCCCTGCGTATGCAGTTCGTCGCTATCACGAAGCGGGTGGCGGCGCAGGTGCGCAAGGACACCTGA
- a CDS encoding DUF4129 domain-containing protein, whose translation MNGTRGDTQWRLLCLTGWWLCLLLGTLPVRAAVPEEMSLEAYRARLAQAREIIENALQVHVTQAPTLDDEAEGAVAPLDRCLPPHDREALYRLLPERPSITTPTGRLTVDNRSLRAALDELCQATDATDIHKRLHSLKAHLAILEHHTNDVPDGSMANVQEILAREDFQPIRKTKTPLEYLREWLVAWLEKIFGKLPRGQQSDAESGGLWSNQWVQMGLWVSLTLLLAGGAVWLVRRLRRPPTDAEDGVRIILGEPVALDLDADDLLAQAQAAAEAGDWRQAVRKVYIALLHELDRREVLSLNPAWTNREYLSAVRAQVRLYPAVHELTDRFDRLWYGQHQGSREDYERCLSRYQEVRAALPAA comes from the coding sequence ATGAATGGCACCAGGGGCGATACCCAATGGCGTCTGCTCTGCCTGACAGGGTGGTGGCTGTGCCTGCTGCTCGGCACACTTCCCGTCCGGGCCGCCGTGCCGGAGGAAATGTCGCTGGAAGCGTATCGCGCGCGTCTGGCACAGGCACGGGAAATCATTGAAAACGCTCTCCAAGTCCACGTCACCCAAGCACCCACGTTGGACGATGAAGCTGAAGGCGCTGTAGCGCCCCTGGACCGCTGCCTTCCCCCACATGACCGGGAAGCACTGTATCGGCTTTTGCCGGAGCGCCCAAGCATTACGACCCCGACCGGCCGGCTGACCGTGGACAACCGAAGCCTTCGCGCGGCCCTTGACGAACTCTGTCAGGCTACGGATGCGACGGACATCCACAAACGGCTACACTCCCTGAAAGCCCATCTCGCCATCCTGGAGCACCACACCAACGATGTACCAGATGGGTCCATGGCTAACGTCCAGGAAATTCTTGCCCGCGAGGACTTCCAACCCATCAGGAAAACCAAGACCCCCCTTGAGTACCTGCGGGAGTGGCTGGTGGCGTGGCTGGAAAAGATTTTTGGCAAACTGCCCCGGGGCCAACAATCTGATGCCGAAAGTGGTGGGCTTTGGTCAAACCAGTGGGTGCAAATGGGCCTGTGGGTCAGCCTGACGCTCCTGCTTGCCGGTGGGGCCGTCTGGCTCGTACGCCGCCTGCGCCGACCGCCAACCGATGCGGAAGACGGAGTCCGCATCATTCTGGGCGAACCCGTCGCGCTTGATCTGGATGCCGACGATCTGTTGGCACAGGCGCAGGCTGCGGCTGAAGCTGGCGACTGGAGACAGGCCGTACGCAAGGTCTATATTGCCCTGCTCCACGAACTTGACCGGCGGGAAGTTCTCTCGCTGAACCCGGCCTGGACCAACCGCGAGTATCTCTCCGCCGTCCGCGCCCAGGTGCGTCTTTACCCGGCAGTGCATGAGTTGACTGACCGCTTCGACCGGCTCTGGTATGGACAGCACCAAGGCAGCCGGGAAGATTACGAACGTTGCCTGTCACGTTACCAGGAAGTGCGCGCTGCCCTGCCAGCCGCCTAG
- a CDS encoding acetyl-CoA carboxylase carboxyltransferase subunit alpha — MSSTEKAAQIKLMESQLAQLSAAPHTPAQDAEILRLQARVRELQAEILGEANERHEMTPMDRVRLARHPDRPYSLDFIHLLFTDFHELHGDRRFADDPAIVCGFARFEGEPVFIVGQQKANYKQRKMEDRKYRNFGMPKPEGYRKAIRLMQMAAKFRRPVISFIDTPGAYPGIEAEERGQGEAIARNIIEMMRLPTPTIGVIIGEGGSGGALAIGACDRIDMLENTIYSVISPEGCASILWRDANKADLAAAAMKITPEPLKAAGIVDEIIPEPGEGAHTDHAAAAENLRPVLIRQLKELSALSPEKLIEQRYARYCRLGAFVIEN, encoded by the coding sequence ATGTCATCAACGGAAAAAGCGGCACAGATCAAGCTTATGGAATCCCAGTTGGCGCAGCTTTCTGCCGCGCCCCACACTCCGGCACAGGATGCTGAAATTCTGAGACTCCAGGCGCGTGTCCGTGAACTACAGGCGGAAATTCTAGGCGAGGCGAATGAAAGGCATGAGATGACGCCCATGGATCGGGTTCGGCTGGCCCGGCACCCCGACCGTCCGTATTCGCTGGATTTCATCCACCTGCTGTTTACCGACTTTCACGAACTGCATGGCGACCGTCGCTTTGCCGATGATCCAGCCATTGTCTGCGGCTTTGCCCGGTTTGAAGGGGAACCGGTGTTCATCGTCGGGCAGCAGAAAGCCAACTACAAGCAGCGCAAGATGGAAGACCGCAAATACCGCAACTTCGGCATGCCCAAACCGGAAGGCTACCGCAAGGCCATCCGGTTGATGCAGATGGCCGCCAAGTTCCGGCGTCCGGTCATTTCCTTCATTGACACACCGGGGGCCTATCCTGGCATCGAAGCCGAAGAGCGCGGGCAAGGGGAAGCCATTGCCCGGAACATCATTGAAATGATGCGGCTGCCGACGCCCACGATAGGCGTCATCATCGGCGAGGGGGGATCAGGTGGCGCGTTGGCCATCGGTGCCTGTGACCGCATTGACATGCTGGAAAACACAATTTATTCCGTCATCTCGCCCGAAGGCTGCGCTTCCATTCTCTGGAGGGATGCCAACAAGGCGGACCTGGCTGCCGCCGCCATGAAAATCACGCCAGAACCGCTCAAGGCAGCCGGGATCGTGGATGAGATCATTCCAGAACCGGGCGAAGGTGCCCATACCGACCATGCCGCCGCGGCCGAAAATCTGCGGCCGGTGCTGATCAGGCAACTCAAAGAACTGAGCGCGTTGTCGCCGGAAAAACTCATCGAGCAGCGGTATGCGCGCTACTGTCGGCTGGGCGCTTTCGTTATCGAGAACTGA
- a CDS encoding DUF4350 domain-containing protein — translation MNRQTLTNSLLVVLVVVLLLGINLLFYVKPEPDAETDEYADRSTHSSRPYGTLGAYLFLQESGVRVSRWEQDYRALADRQDVRVVIFVEPRTKPRTRQLRALAEWIGRGGTFVMFERSWPLRLGRQQLLPGSYLPPEGPGSAFGQVPVQRAVPWQPGGAFQGVSWLGISPKATTVMLQPVPISKIEDEPSFPLQMTACVPLAGVQDTPAVAEVRYGAGRIIYVGDPFVIANQGLAEGDNARFLLNLVRLATRDNAGQVVFDDYHHGYRATNGGLLGLLGYFRGTPIPWMVWHIVALGLLAAYTLGRRFGRPVRLPVKPRTNALEFVTAMARIQKAAAARDLAIENLYRRFHRRLCHYTGLPTTAPLKELCLAASERSGHPMSEWRAVTERCQAVIEGRATIGDAELLRLAQRLRALDARLPP, via the coding sequence ATGAACCGCCAAACCCTGACCAACAGCCTGCTCGTTGTTCTCGTGGTCGTTCTGCTGCTGGGTATCAATCTGCTGTTTTACGTCAAACCGGAACCCGATGCGGAAACAGATGAATATGCCGACCGCTCGACCCATTCCAGCCGGCCCTACGGCACACTGGGCGCTTACCTGTTCTTGCAGGAATCGGGTGTGCGGGTCAGCCGCTGGGAACAGGACTACCGGGCCCTGGCCGACCGACAGGATGTGCGGGTCGTCATCTTTGTCGAACCCCGTACCAAGCCCAGAACCAGGCAACTCCGGGCGCTGGCAGAATGGATTGGACGGGGTGGAACGTTCGTCATGTTTGAGCGTTCGTGGCCGCTCCGGCTCGGCCGTCAGCAGCTTCTTCCGGGTTCATACCTGCCGCCGGAAGGTCCCGGTTCGGCTTTTGGTCAGGTTCCGGTGCAACGCGCGGTGCCTTGGCAACCAGGCGGTGCCTTTCAGGGCGTAAGCTGGTTGGGCATCTCTCCCAAAGCCACAACCGTGATGCTGCAACCGGTGCCGATCTCCAAGATAGAGGATGAGCCTTCTTTTCCGCTTCAGATGACGGCCTGTGTCCCACTGGCCGGCGTTCAGGACACTCCAGCCGTTGCTGAAGTCCGTTACGGGGCGGGACGCATCATCTACGTCGGCGATCCTTTCGTCATTGCCAACCAGGGTCTGGCCGAAGGCGACAATGCACGCTTTCTGCTCAATCTCGTGCGGCTGGCAACACGCGACAACGCTGGACAGGTGGTTTTTGACGACTATCATCACGGCTACCGCGCCACCAACGGCGGGCTGCTCGGTCTGCTGGGCTATTTCCGGGGAACACCCATTCCCTGGATGGTGTGGCACATCGTTGCCCTGGGACTCCTGGCAGCCTACACCCTGGGACGCCGTTTCGGACGACCGGTGCGGCTGCCGGTCAAACCCCGCACGAATGCCTTGGAGTTTGTCACCGCCATGGCCCGGATTCAGAAAGCAGCCGCCGCACGCGATCTGGCAATTGAAAACCTGTACCGGCGCTTTCACCGGCGGCTGTGCCACTACACGGGACTCCCCACAACAGCACCACTCAAAGAGTTGTGCCTTGCGGCGAGTGAACGTTCCGGGCATCCGATGAGTGAGTGGCGTGCCGTCACCGAGCGGTGCCAGGCCGTCATCGAGGGACGGGCAACGATAGGCGATGCCGAGTTACTCCGCCTGGCACAGCGGCTGCGCGCGCTGGACGCCCGGCTTCCCCCCTAG
- the aroC gene encoding chorismate synthase — MLRFITAGESHGPALVTIVEGLPAGLPIDVAAIDAQLHRRQLGYGRGGRMKIERDRVEVLSGLRHGRTLGSPVALLIRNADFENWQAVMASQPTPEWDAIADDPKKSRRVTRPRPGHADLAGGLKYATHDLRDILERASARETAARVAAGALARQLLAVFGVEIASHVIRVGGVPADDVLADAPWERIAAVQDSPVLRCIDPAIEAEMVAAVDAARERGDTLGGAFEVVVRGLPVGLGTHTQWDLRLDGRLAQALMSIQAVKAVEIGAGVAVSQRSGAQLHDEIAYDGTGFTRPTNHAGGLEGGMTNGQPLRLRGHLKPISTLRRALQSVDVLTKETQAAAFERSDTTAVPAAGVIAEAMTALVLAQVWCEKFGGDSLVEMQRNVAGYQAQVASY, encoded by the coding sequence ATGCTGCGTTTCATCACGGCCGGCGAATCCCACGGGCCGGCGCTGGTCACGATTGTCGAAGGTTTGCCGGCCGGGCTACCGATTGACGTTGCCGCCATTGATGCCCAGCTTCATCGGCGGCAGCTTGGCTATGGCCGCGGCGGCCGCATGAAGATTGAACGTGACCGGGTTGAGGTCCTTTCCGGGCTGCGCCACGGGCGGACACTTGGCTCGCCGGTGGCGCTGCTCATCCGCAACGCCGACTTCGAGAACTGGCAGGCTGTTATGGCCAGCCAGCCGACGCCGGAATGGGACGCCATTGCCGATGACCCCAAGAAGTCACGTCGCGTGACGCGCCCGCGACCGGGCCATGCCGACCTGGCCGGCGGACTCAAGTACGCCACCCACGACCTGCGGGACATCCTGGAACGTGCCAGCGCGCGTGAGACCGCGGCGCGGGTGGCCGCCGGGGCGCTCGCCCGGCAGTTGCTGGCCGTGTTTGGCGTTGAAATTGCCAGTCACGTCATCCGCGTCGGGGGCGTTCCGGCTGACGACGTTCTGGCCGATGCGCCGTGGGAACGTATTGCCGCTGTTCAGGACAGCCCGGTGCTCCGGTGCATTGACCCGGCCATTGAAGCCGAGATGGTGGCCGCCGTGGATGCGGCCCGCGAACGTGGTGACACGCTGGGCGGCGCGTTTGAAGTCGTCGTCCGGGGGCTACCGGTCGGGCTTGGAACACACACCCAATGGGACCTGCGGCTTGACGGACGCCTGGCCCAGGCACTGATGTCCATTCAGGCCGTCAAGGCGGTTGAGATTGGCGCTGGCGTCGCGGTGTCGCAACGTTCCGGTGCACAACTGCACGACGAAATTGCCTACGACGGAACGGGTTTCACCCGCCCCACCAACCATGCCGGCGGACTGGAAGGGGGCATGACCAACGGCCAGCCGCTGCGTCTCCGGGGACACCTCAAACCCATTTCGACGCTCCGCCGTGCGCTGCAAAGTGTGGATGTCCTGACGAAGGAAACCCAGGCCGCTGCTTTCGAGCGATCAGACACAACGGCCGTGCCGGCCGCCGGTGTCATTGCCGAAGCGATGACGGCCCTGGTGCTGGCGCAGGTCTGGTGCGAGAAATTCGGCGGCGACTCGCTGGTGGAAATGCAGCGCAACGTGGCCGGCTACCAGGCGCAGGTGGCGAGCTACTGA
- a CDS encoding 3-hydroxybutyryl-CoA dehydrogenase → MGTFAVIGAGTMGSGIAQVAARAGFQVVLRDVAPEYLDRGLATIRSSLERDVKKERLTVAQLEEILARIRPTTELAEVAGAEIVVEAIIENFEAKAALFRELDALTPPETVLATNTSSISITRIAATTKRPAQVIGMHFMNPVPVMPLVEVIRGCATSESTANYVLELGARLGKTCLMANDFPGFVSNRILMPMLNEAMFALYEGVATREAIDGIMKLGMNHPMGPLTLADFIGLDVCLAILDVLYEGFGDPKYRACPLLRQYVAAGWLGRKTGRGFYEY, encoded by the coding sequence ATGGGTACATTTGCCGTGATTGGCGCGGGCACGATGGGGAGTGGAATTGCCCAGGTGGCCGCGCGCGCCGGATTCCAGGTCGTGCTCCGGGATGTTGCCCCGGAATACCTTGACCGTGGACTGGCAACCATCCGTTCAAGCCTTGAACGCGATGTCAAAAAGGAACGCCTGACCGTTGCCCAACTGGAGGAAATTCTGGCCCGTATCCGCCCGACAACGGAACTGGCGGAGGTGGCTGGTGCAGAAATCGTCGTCGAGGCCATCATCGAGAACTTCGAGGCCAAAGCGGCCCTGTTCCGTGAACTCGACGCCCTGACGCCCCCGGAAACGGTTCTGGCCACCAACACTTCCTCGATTTCGATTACCAGGATCGCCGCGACGACCAAACGCCCGGCGCAGGTCATCGGCATGCACTTCATGAATCCCGTGCCGGTCATGCCGCTCGTCGAGGTCATCCGTGGCTGCGCGACAAGCGAGTCCACTGCCAACTACGTCCTCGAACTGGGCGCCAGGTTGGGCAAGACCTGCCTGATGGCCAACGACTTCCCCGGCTTTGTCTCCAACCGGATTCTCATGCCTATGCTCAACGAAGCCATGTTTGCCCTCTATGAAGGCGTCGCCACCCGCGAGGCCATTGATGGCATCATGAAGCTCGGCATGAACCACCCGATGGGGCCGTTGACACTGGCCGATTTCATCGGACTCGACGTGTGCCTGGCCATTCTGGACGTGCTCTACGAAGGCTTTGGCGATCCGAAGTACCGGGCGTGCCCGCTGCTGCGGCAGTATGTCGCCGCCGGCTGGCTTGGACGGAAGACAGGACGCGGCTTTTACGAATACTGA
- a CDS encoding RNA-guided endonuclease InsQ/TnpB family protein, which yields MQPTHKIALCPTPEQVDCFKRACGTARRVWNWALNEWNRQYAAGGRPNAMALKKQFNAIKYTDPQWLDENGRPWLQDIHRDAHAQPFRNLAKAWERFFAKGGKEAHEPRLKKKGRCRDSFYVANDKFTLEGKTIRLPRIGEVAMTKELRFAGRILGATVSRTADRWFVAIQVEVPDAQFYRRRTSHEVNGIDLGIKAAATISSGEVIEAPKPLKAALRRLEIRSRRLSRKLEAARKAAGFERHARLPEGTRLPVSNNRQKSAAILARLYARIANIRADFTHKLTTRLCRENQALVIEDLNVKGMLENEKLARAISDVGFGMLRSPLEYKARRYGTQLTIADRWYPSSRLCSICGWKNEALTLRDRTWVCAQCGAHHDRDLNAALNLKRLATETALPVASPSSNGGAAAGTVPAVVGKVTPVRYDGGQQDTSGQEENRAHFCAHS from the coding sequence ATGCAACCAACCCACAAGATCGCTCTTTGTCCGACTCCTGAGCAGGTGGACTGCTTCAAGCGCGCCTGCGGCACGGCGCGGCGTGTTTGGAACTGGGCGCTCAATGAGTGGAACAGGCAATACGCGGCAGGCGGCAGGCCAAACGCCATGGCGCTCAAAAAACAGTTCAACGCCATCAAGTACACCGACCCGCAGTGGCTCGATGAGAACGGTCGGCCTTGGTTGCAAGACATTCACCGGGATGCCCACGCCCAGCCGTTCAGGAATCTCGCCAAAGCCTGGGAACGGTTCTTCGCCAAGGGGGGCAAAGAAGCGCACGAGCCACGGCTCAAGAAAAAGGGTCGTTGCCGCGACAGCTTTTATGTTGCCAACGACAAGTTCACCCTGGAAGGCAAGACGATCCGTCTGCCCAGGATCGGTGAAGTCGCCATGACCAAGGAGCTGCGCTTCGCGGGCAGGATTTTGGGCGCAACGGTTTCTCGCACCGCGGATCGTTGGTTTGTGGCCATACAGGTCGAGGTGCCTGATGCGCAATTTTATCGGCGTCGCACGTCGCACGAGGTCAACGGCATTGACCTGGGCATCAAGGCTGCCGCAACGATCTCCAGCGGTGAAGTCATCGAGGCGCCAAAGCCGCTCAAAGCAGCGCTGCGCCGTCTGGAAATCCGTAGCCGACGTCTCAGCCGCAAGCTGGAAGCCGCCAGGAAGGCAGCCGGATTTGAACGCCATGCCCGCCTGCCTGAAGGAACGCGCCTGCCGGTATCGAACAACCGGCAGAAGTCCGCTGCGATATTGGCACGGCTCTATGCCCGCATTGCCAATATCCGAGCGGATTTCACCCACAAGCTCACGACTCGACTCTGCCGCGAAAACCAAGCGTTGGTGATCGAGGATTTAAACGTCAAAGGGATGCTGGAGAACGAGAAACTCGCCCGCGCCATCTCTGACGTGGGTTTTGGGATGTTGCGCTCGCCGTTGGAATACAAGGCCCGGCGCTACGGTACTCAGCTTACCATCGCTGATCGCTGGTATCCAAGTAGCCGACTGTGCTCCATCTGTGGCTGGAAGAACGAGGCGCTGACATTGAGAGATCGAACATGGGTGTGTGCTCAATGTGGTGCGCACCATGACCGTGACCTCAATGCGGCGCTGAACCTGAAACGGCTGGCAACCGAAACTGCCCTACCCGTGGCGAGTCCGTCCAGCAATGGCGGCGCTGCGGCGGGGACCGTCCCCGCCGTAGTCGGGAAAGTCACGCCTGTCAGATACGACGGTGGTCAACAGGACACGTCGGGGCAGGAAGAGAACCGTGCGCACTTTTGCGCACATTCTTGA